From Vitis vinifera cultivar Pinot Noir 40024 chromosome 14, ASM3070453v1, a single genomic window includes:
- the LOC109123892 gene encoding putative germin-like protein 2-1 gives MKKMVINTLACIALSAMSFFLASASDPSPLQDFCVAVNDTKTTVFVNGKVCKDPKVATANDFFFSGLRVPGNTSNKVGSMVTPANVAQIPGLNTLGISLARVDYAPYGLNPPHTHPRATEILTVLEGTLYVGFVTSNPDNRLISKVLYKGDVFVFPEGLIHFQLNVGKTKAVAIAALSSQNPGVITIANAVFGSKPAISADVLTKAFQVDKKVVDYLQSQF, from the exons ATGAAGAAGATGGTCATTAACACCCTCGCATGCATTGCACTCTCGGCTATGTCATTTTTCCTTGCCTCTGCCTCCGATCCTAGTCCTCTTCAGGACTTTTGTGTGGCTGTTAATGACACAAAGACCACTG TGTTTGTTAATGGGAAAGTCTGCAAGGATCCAAAGGTTGCGACAGCAAATGATTTCTTCTTTTCAGGGCTTCGGGTTCCTGGAAATACCTCAAACAAAGTTGGGTCAATGGTCACACCCGCAAATGTGGCTCAGATACCCGGACTCAACACGCTTGGCATTTCACTAGCTCGTGTTGATTATGCCCCATATGGTCTCAATCCTCCCCACACCCACCCCCGTGCCACAGAGATACTGACCGTCCTGGAGGGAACACTTTATGTAGGCTTCGTGACCTCTAATCCTGACAACCGCCTCATCTCTAAGGTCCTTTACAAAGGAGATGTTTTCGTCTTCCCAGAGGGTCTAATTCACTTCCAGCTCAATGTGGGAAAAACAAAAGCAGTCGCCATTGCTGCATTGAGTAGCCAGAACCCTGGCGTGATCACCATTGCCAATGCGGTATTTGGCTCAAAGCCAGCAATTTCAGCTGATGTTCTTACAAAGGCCTTCCAAGTGGACAAGAAGGTGGTTGACTATCTTCAATCTCAGTTCTAG
- the LOC100258094 gene encoding putative germin-like protein 2-1: protein MSMSSFRWAIALRCIRRGINTLACIALLAMSFFLASASDPSPLQDFCVAVNDTKTTVFVNGKVCKDPKVATANDFFFSGLRVPGNTSNKLGSMVTPANVAQIPGLNTLGISLARVDYAPYGLNPPHTHPRATEILTVLEGTLYVGFVTSNPDNRLIAKVLYKGDVFVFPEGLIHFHLNVGKTKAVAIAALSSQNPGVITIANAVFGSKPAISADVLTKAFQVDKKVVDYLQSQF from the exons ATGTCGATGTCATCATTTAGATGGGCCATTGCGTTGAGGTGTATAAGGAGGGGCATTAACACCCTCGCATGCATTGCACTCTTGGCTATGTCATTTTTCCTTGCCTCTGCCTCCGATCCTAGTCCTCTTCAGGACTTTTGTGTGGCTGTCAATGACACAAAGACCACTG TGTTTGTTAATGGAAAAGTCTGCAAGGATCCAAAGGTTGCGACAGCAAATGATTTCTTCTTTTCAGGGCTTCGGGTTCCGGGAAATACCTCAAACAAACTTGGGTCAATGGTCACACCGGCAAATGTGGCTCAGATACCCGGACTCAACACCCTTGGCATTTCACTAGCTCGTGTTGATTATGCTCCATATGGTCTCAATCCTCCCCACACCCACCCCCGTGCCACAGAGATACTGACCGTCCTGGAGGGAACACTTTATGTAGGCTTCGTGACCTCTAATCCCGACAACCGCCTCATCGCCAAGGTCCTTTACAAAGGAGATGTTTTCGTCTTCCCAGAGGGTCTCATTCACTTCCATCTCAATGTGGGAAAAACAAAAGCAGTCGCCATTGCTGCATTGAGTAGCCAGAACCCTGGCGTGATCACCATTGCCAATGCGGTATTTGGCTCAAAGCCAGCAATTTCAGCTGATGTTCTTACAAAGGCCTTCCAAGTGGACAAGAAGGTGGTTGACTATCTTCAATCTCAGTTCTAG